One Macadamia integrifolia cultivar HAES 741 unplaced genomic scaffold, SCU_Mint_v3 scaffold_170A, whole genome shotgun sequence genomic window carries:
- the LOC122070999 gene encoding uncharacterized protein LOC122070999 — MDGNMLEAFREKEIAEMMMVSNNYSGARDKLLKAKDLFPSLDNIAGMLTVCDILCAANVGLSGYSTDWYWILQLKPGADESTIESQYCKLINLLEPIKNEFPGTVASLKLIKKAFSVLSDREKRAEFDMKRLGDCWAYGSDLQEQPDMEVVKGKREAISQSSSGWMKISSDTFGVTNELSFPRKHHKVITSKGVTESGVQNALIDTGKEAVNNIKTEATSQSSSGWMKISSDTFDVTNELSCPRKHHKVITSKDVTESGVQNALIGTGKEPIKNISIFGAPKSKISAPETDSNGGAGSRSSQRNPSRSLCKMPDSDYYNFNNNRKAEAFSVGQVWAAYDQENMPRRYHRICGFIMKPFQLRFTCLKPIPGCADEKKWCAVGLPVACGAFELDMGAVMVGGASKFSHVVSQVATVTEQPVEIYPRKGEVWAIYRDWEPFEWCKDPKTRKGYRLQIVEIVASFSKQAGVRVVCLEKVDGFRNIFQRHQDNGSKSCFQIPGTHSYTFSHIVPAFRFAGGEMNGISAGMFELDPLAVPAELVQGMAKPLGKENSSDCSTFTHSPSTPTAIMSEPEGEALKSKWTAKDFVSDKIWAIYDGPDSMPRQYVRIKNLISRNEVCVTLLKPYPILGDEVQWVKESLPFVCGLFQTDRVTCNFQLSRFSHLVKCERSKDKSFYKVYPKKGEIWAMYRNWNSKWTRSNYNGCCCRIVEVLSDFSEESGLRVASLVEVTGFLTFFQRQLDDGYELLRTVSTREMLSFSHQIPAFIVAGSETHDLPKGCLHLEPDALPSKLSN; from the coding sequence ATGGATGGAaacatgctggaagcttttcgaGAAAAGGAGATTGCTGAAATGATGATGGTCAGCAACAACTACAGTGGTGCCAGGGACAAGTTACTCAAGGCAAAAGATCTTTTTCCATCTCTTGATAACATCGCTGGAATGTTAACTGTTTGTGACATACTATGCGCTGCCAATGTTGGGCTCTCTGGCTATTCAACAGACTGGTACTGGATTCTTCAGCTCAAACCAGGGGCAGACGAATCTACAATAGAGTCTCAGTATTGCAAGCTCATTAACCTATTGGAACCCATCAAGAATGAGTTCCCTGGCACTGTAGCTTCCCTGAAACTCATCAAGAAAGCATTCTCTGTTCTCTCTGACCGAGAGAAGCGGGCAGAGTTTGATATGAAGAGACTCGGGGATTGCTGGGCTTATGGGTCAGATTTGCAGGAGCAACCTGACATGGAAGttgtaaaaggaaaaagggaagcTATTTCACAGAGTTCTTCTGGGTGGATGAAGATTAGCAGTGATACTTTTGGTGTAACTAATGAGTTGAGCTTTCCCAGAAAGCATCATAAAGTGATAACATCTAAGGGTGTTACTGAGAGTGGGGTCCAGAATGCTCTAATAGATACAGGGAAGGAGGCGGTAAATAATATTAAAACAGAAGCTACTTCACAGAGTTCTTCTGGGTGGATGAAGATTAGCAGTGATACATTTGATGTAACTAATGAGTTGAGCTGTCCCAGAAAGCATCATAAAGTGATAACATCTAAGGATGTTACTGAGAGTGGGGTCCAGAATGCTCTAATAGGTACAGGGAAGGAGCCCATAAAAAATATTAGCATTTTTGGTGCGCCTAAAAGTAAAATTTCTGCACCAGAGACAGATTCAAATGGAGGAGCAGGGTCTCGCAGTTCACAAAGAAATCCATCACGGTCACTTTGTAAAATGCCCGACTCAGATTACTACAACTTCAACAATAATAGGAAGGCTGAGGCCTTTTCAGTGGGCCAGGTTTGGGCTGCTTATGATCAAGAGAACATGCCTCGTCGCTACCATCGGATCTGTGGCTTTATCATGAAACCATTTCAATTACGCTTCACATGCTTGAAACCTATACCTGGTTGTGCTGATGAGAAAAAGTGGTGTGCAGTTGGATTGCCTGTTGCTTGTGGGGCCTTCGAACTTGATATGGGTGCAGTGATGGTGGGGGGAGCATCAAAATTTTCCCATGTGGTCTCTCAGGTTGCAACTGTTACAGAGCAGCCAGTTGAAATTTATCCCAGAAAAGGTGAGGTTTGGGCAATTTATAGAGACTGGGAACCATTTGAATGGTGTAAGGATCCCAAGACTAGAAAAGGATACAGATTGCAGATTGTTGAAATAGTCGCAAGTTTTTCAAAGCAAGCAGGTGTGAGGGTTGTATGCTTGGAGAAGGTAGATGGATTCAGGAACATTTTTCAAAGACACCAAGACAATGGGAGTAAATCCTGTTTCCAGATTCCTGGAACCCATTCATATACTTTTTCTCATATTGTCCCTGCCTTCAGATTTGCAGGTGGAGAGATGAATGGAATTTCTGCAGGGATGTTTGAGCTGGACCCCTTGGCTGTTCCTGCAGAATTGGTTCAAGGGATGGCCAAACCATTGGGGAAAGAGAATTCTAGTGACTGTTCaaccttcacccattctccttcgaCCCCTACTGCCATTATGTCAGAGCCAGAGGGTGAGGCTTTGAAGTCTAAATGGACAGCGAAGGATTTTGTCTCAGATAAAATATGGGCCATATATGATGGTCCTGATTCCATGCCTCGACAATATGTGAGAATAAAGAATTTGATTTCCAGGAATGAAGTTTGTGTGACGCTCTTGAAGCCTTACCCCATACTTGGCGATGAGGTCCAGTGGGTCAAAGAAAGTTTACCATTTGTTTGTGGATTATTTCAAACTGATAGAGTCACTTGCAACTTCCAACTGTCTAGATTCTCTCATCTAGTGAAGTGTGAGCGAAGCAAGGATAAGTCCTTTTACAAGGTTTACCCTAAGAAAGGTGAAATTTGGGCCATGTATAGGAACTGGAACAGCAAATGGACGAGATCTAATTATAATGGTTGCTGTTGTAGGATTGTCGAAGTCCTTTCAGATTTCTCAGAGGAGTCTGGGCTGAGAGTAGCCAGCTTAGTTGAAGTGACAGGTTTCCTGACTTTCTTTCAAAGGCAATTAGATGATGGTTATGAGCTTTTGCGGACGGTTTCCACAAGGGAAATGCTTAGTTTCTCACACCAGATACCAGCTTTCATTGTTGCAGGTAGTGAAACCCATGACCTCCCAAAAGGTTGTTTGCACCTGGAACCTGATGCATTACCTTCTAAACTAAGCAACTAG
- the LOC122070988 gene encoding ribonuclease 1-like — protein MKTSCKVLIPILVIQLLIVLCVSQSFDFFYFVQQWPGSYCDTKRSCCYPTTGKPAADFGIHGLWPNYDDGTYPSNCDSNAQFDASKISDLISSLQANWPTLNCPSSDGLRFWSHEWEKHGTCSESVLDQHGYFQAALNLKKQANLLQALQTAGMKPNGGFYSVDKIVEAIKEGTGFTPGIECNVDTSKNHQLYQVYLCVDTSGSNFIECPVAPRSRCGSRIEFPTFGSQDQQYMEL, from the exons aTGAAAACCAGTTGCAAAGTCCTCATTCCCATTCTTGTGATACAGCTTTTGATAGTTTTGTGTGTTTCACAGAGTTTTGATTTCTTCTATTTCGTTCAACAG TGGCCAGGGTCTTACTGTGATACAAAGAGAAGCTGTTGCTACCCAACCACTGGAAAGCCTGCTGCAGACTTTGGCATTCATGGGCTTTGGCCCAACTACGATGATGGGACTTATCCATCTAACTGCGATAGCAATGCCCAATTCGATGCATCTAAG ATCTCAGACCTGATCAGCAGTCTTCAAGCAAACTGGCCCACACTTAATTGCCCGAGCAGCGATGGTTTGCGATTCTGGTCTCATGAATGGGAGAAACATGGGACCTGCTCAGAATCTGTCCTTGATCAACATGGATATTTCCAAGCAGCTCTCAATCTTAAGAAACAAGCGAACCTTCTCCAAGCCCTTCAAACTGCAG GAATGAAACCAAATGGGGGGTTTTACAGTGTAGACAAAATTGTGGAAGCTATAAAAGAAGGAACTGGATTCACTCCTGGAATAGAATGCAATGTTGATACATCAAAGAACCATCAGCTCTACCAGGTTTACTTATGTGTAGACACTTCTGGGTCTAACTTCATTGAGTGCCCAGTCGCCCCAAGAAGCCGCTGCGGTTCGCGGATTGAATTCCCTACTTTTGGTTCACAAGATCAGCAGTACATGGAACTGTAA
- the LOC122070975 gene encoding pentatricopeptide repeat-containing protein At2g22070-like has translation MLELYYKRDEVNEARKLFDEMPRRDSITWNIMIAGCVKSRAIDDARMLFDAIPDRNEVSWNTMIKGYVETGNGSEALDLFMQMLQQGCVPNQFAVSSVLRACSASSWLKLGKQLHCLIYRLQLEDNVFVCTALVDMYCKCRELEYACRFFDRMTVRNIISWNAILTGYSQNALSGDCLQLFIELLDSEFKPDHVTFSVVLSSIASVANLSQGKQLHGFIVKTPYGSNVFVETALIDVYSKSGSLEDARQVFDAMAEKNTVTWSSMIIAYAQNGCGRDAIILFEKMLGLRIKPDAITFVGVLMACSHSGLVDEGRHYFDSMIRLHRVEPDRTHYTSMVDLLGRAGRLEEAENLINSMPVKPDAAIWGALLGACRVHRNLELGKTAAVKVFELEPHNASAHMLLCHMYMEKGEGDEVAKLRVKMKNHGVKKDPGFSWIEVNNAVHTFVADDESHPKMKEIYFALKELIKQIEGLGYKSHSNPFFEERQSYHSEKLAIAFGLISTPSEMVIRIMKNIRVCNDCHTTMKFISLASGREIILRDVCRFHHFRDGKCSCRDYW, from the coding sequence ATGCTGGAGTTGTATTATAAACGTGATGAAGTTAATGAGGCTCGGAAATTGTTCGATGAAATGCCTCGAAGAGATTCAATCACTTGGAACATCATGATTGCTGGTTGTGTAAAATCGAGAGCTATTGACGATGCCCGAATGTTATTTGATGCAATTCCTGACAGGAATGAAGTCTCGTGGAACACCATGATTAAGGGGTATGTTGAAACTGGTAATGGGTCTGAAGCTTTGGATTTGTTCATGCAGATGCTCCAGCAGGGATGTGTACCCAACCAGTTTGCGGTGTCTAGTGTTCTCCGTGCCTGTTCGGCTTCATCATGGTTGAAGCTCGGAAAACAGTTGCATTGTCTGATATATCGGCTTCAATTAGAAGACAATGTTTTTGTATGCACTGCCTTGGTTGACATGTATTGCAAGTGTAGAGAACTTGAGTATGCTTGTCGGTTCTTTGATAGAATGACAGTACGAAACATTATCTCATGGAATGCGATTCTTACTGGGTATTCTCAGAATGCTTTAAGTGGGGATTGTTTACAGTTGTTCATTGAATTGCTAGACTCTGAATTTAAACCAGATCACGtcacattttctgttgttcttaGCTCAATAGCATCAGTGGCTAATTTATCTCAGGGGAAGCAACTGCATGGATTCATTGTCAAGACCCCATATGGTTCCAACGTTTTTGTTGAGACCGCTCTTATTGATGTTTATTCCAAGTCAGGCAGTTTAGAAGATGCCCGTCAAGTTTTTGATGCAATGGCAGAAAAAAATACGGTAACATGGAGTTCAATGATTATTGCTTATGCACAAAATGGATGTGGCCGAGATGCAATTATTCTATTTGAGAAGATGTTGGGCTTGAGAATCAAACCAGATGCTATCACTTTTGTCGGTGTCCTCATGGCTTGCAGTCATTCTGGGCTGGTTGATGAAGGTAGACATTATTTTGATTCAATGATTAGACTTCATAGGGTGGAACCTGATAGAACCCATTACACATCAATGGTTGATCTTCTTGGACGAGCTGGACGTTTAGAGGAGGCTGAGAATTTGATAAATAGTATGCCAGTAAAACCTGATGCTGCAATCTGGGGTGCACTATTAGGGGCTTGCAGGGTTCATCGGAATTTAGAGTTGGGGAAAACTGCGGCTGTAAAGGTTTTTGAGTTAGAACCACATAATGCTTCAGCTCACATGTTGCTGTGCCACATGTATATGGAAAAAGGAGAGGGGGATGAAGTAGCAAAGTTGAGAGTCAAGATGAAGAACCATGGTGTTAAAAAAGATCCTGGTTTTAGTTGGATTGAAGTAAATAATGCAGTCCATACTTTTGTAGCAGATGATGAATCCCATCCCAAGATGAAGGAAATTTATTTTGCATTAAAGGAGTTGATTAAACAGATAGAGGGTCTGGGTTACAAATCTCATTCAAACCCTTTCTTTGAGGAGAGACAGTCTTATCACAGTGAGAAGTTGGCAATTGCATTTGGACTGATCAGTACTCCATCAGAGATGGTGATCAGGATCATGAAGAACATACGGGTCTGCAATGATTGCCACACTACCATGAAATTTATTTCCCTAGCGTCTGGACGTGAGATCATTCTCAGAGATGTTTGTCGGTTTCATCATTTCAGAGATGGAAAGTGTTCTTGTCGTGACTACTGGTAG